The sequence below is a genomic window from Oryzomonas sagensis.
AGCAATTTTTTCTACGGTTGCAACCCCACCCATCGGTTCCAGGGGAGCGATAACCATGTCGGGCGACAGGTCGGTTGCTGCCAGCATTTCTCTGACCTTCTCAGGTGTGGGCGGTATGATCGGAAGACCGTCCGTCCATCCCCGGTCATAGAAATATTCATTAACCTCTGCGACTGCATCGGAGCTGATCGCTACTTTTTCAATCTTGGCACCTGAGAACATGCCAGCTTTAGCTGGTTTTTTTACGCCTGCCTGGATCATAAGTTTTTTCAAAAGATGGTCTACATATCCACCGTCCTCTCGCTGCCCGGCGGGGTTATAGACAAGGACCTGTTGCGAAGCCGGTACACCGGTCTCCATGAAAAACAGGCACAGCAGCACTACAAGGGATATTGTCGCATTACGCATTACGATCACCTTTATCAAGCTCTGCATAGAGGCAAAGTCTCCGTTACAGTACCAGCTTTGCGCATCAATAATACATTCGGCTGATACTCACCCAATTACCTTGTGTGCGTTAAAGCCGCTCCCACTATTTATGTGATCAAAAGAATGTGGGGAGAAATACTATTTCTCCCCACAAGTCAGTAGAAGCTCTTAATCTTCAACCACAACGTGGACTGGTTTCATGTCGGTCACGAATGCAGGCCAGACCTGGGACTGCTTGCCAGGACCACCTGTCACCACAACATGGATCTGCTCGGGCGTTGTGAACCTCTGCACCATGGTGTTTTCGTCCCAAGGACCAAACCCCGCAGGAAGTGCACACTGGGTAGGCGCGTACCCCCACATCGGAAGCTTGGTTTGCTTGACTAGGTATTCTTCTGCAGCCCGTTTGGTCGGGAAATCACGGGCGATGGTCTGCGCGTGTTCGGGCCCGAGGAAGAAGAAAGTGAACTTGACTGCATTCTGCCAGTTAAACGGCTGGTCGTACTTAGTGAGACACGAACTGATGCCGGCCGAGGTACCAGCCGAAGCGGCGGCCAAGGTATTGAGGAGGTCTTTGCCCTTGACACTGGTGTGGTCGGTATTGTTGGTGCCCAAGTAGGCACCATAAGCGGTGACCACGTTGTCGGTCGACTTGAAGCCATGTTCTACTGCGTACGACTCTTTCCACGGATTCTCTGCTTCATTTTCTCCAAGCACCAAGGCGACCAAGTCGCCGCGGCTACCTTGGGTGCTCTTATCCACATCAGGGGGAGCAGCACCGCCGACGACATAGGCAAGCAGGTCAACGAAATACCCGAGAGCGATATTAACCGGTTGACGCTGTCCAAGGAGCGCGGTTGAATGCGAGATGCCGAGTTTTTTCACGATCGGGCCGTTAATGACGATGACCGGGCTGGTTGGGGCTGTAGTGGTGATATTCCCTCTGAAATCGTAATCGGGCTGGCTGAGGGCCTTCACCATGGCAAGCAGAAGTGGCATGTGGGAAGGCTTACACCCAGACATGGCGCCAAGCGTAGCAACCAATTCGACGGTCAACTGCGCCTGGCGCGGGGGAACGACCCAGACAACCTCGCCGGGGTTATGCTTGGTTCCCTTGAGCATGGCTGCTACAGCCTCGGGAGTGGGGGGGATGACGGGGAGGCCAAGTGACATCTTCTTATCGTATAACATCTTGTTGAGGGCCGAGTAGGTTCCCTTGAACTTGATGTGCTCCGCAGGGTATGGCCGTTTTAACTCGACCTTGGCGGATTGTGCCGGCTGCCATTTTGTCGCCATACGCAGGATGTCGGGGAAGATCAGGTCCGCTTTTGCTCTGATCTCGTTGAGCGGGATCATGCCGAGTGGATGCGGACACTCCACAAAGGCCATTTCCGGCAAGCCGGTACTGGCAACGGTGCCTTTTGCCAAGGCGACGAATTGGTTGGATGCAATAGTAACTGTGGGGATACCTTCTTTTTCAACTTCGGACTGGTCGACCACCAGCCATGAGGTGCAGGACCCTCAATCGGCTTGGGAGGCGATGACCAAATCGGCTCCCAAATCCTTGATTACTTTTGCAATGCGGGCACTTTCCTTCTGGGAGCCGCTGATCTTGATTGTGGACTTATCAACTTCGTAGAGCTTGATCACCTTTGCTGATGGGACCTGCTCTTTCAACAGTTCTGCGACTCTGTCCAACATATTGTTGCCGTTGTGCTTGTCGTTCCATCTGAGGACAATCGTCTTCCCTTCCAGCGTAGTGAGACGAGGAGCGGGTTTGACAGGCTTGATGTCGACAATACCCGTCGGGTTCAGCACTTCCCATTGCTGAACATCTTCCTTGGCCGCTGCCATCGATGGCAATATCGAGCTCATGCCGATAGCCAGCGTCGTCAGAAATGATACTACTGTTCGTTGTCGCATACTCTTTCCTCCTTTTTTTGTGATCCCTTAGCGGGATTCGTGGTGCTAACTCCAATACTCACTCTTCGCTTTTGCCGGTCACCATGACAGCTATGCCTCCCTTGGGGGCATTCCGGGCATTTGATTCAATCAGGATCACGTCTTTAAGCGTTCCTGGCTTGGAGGCTATGTACTCGATCTCGATGTTATGCGTTTTCCCTTCGCCAATCTTGATGTCGCCCTGCTTAACGCCATCAAAATACACAGTTGAACCGCCCTTCAAGAAGATCTTCCTGATTGTAAGCGGAAGGGTGCCGGTGTTCGTCACAGCAAGTTTCAGTCTCTTTGAAACACCTTGTTTTATGCTGCCAACGTCCATTTTACGCGGCGTGACCGTCAATTTGGCTCCCGGCGCTTCCTTGACCGTGCCGGTCATGACCGCCTCAACCTGTTGCTGTGCAGGGATATCGATATCGATGGTCACGATTTTTTCAAATGGGCCCGGCGCTCCTTTGGTTGCAAACGACACCTTCAGTTCCGTCTTTTCTCCTGCTTTGAGTGTGTGCTTTCCAAGCACACTTTCAGTACATGCTCAATTTGTTTTGACACTGCTGACGTGAACATCCTTGCCACTGACGTTCTCGACGACAGCCGTCATGGTTGCAGGCACCCCCTCATCAACTACGCCGCAATCATGTTGCTTCGGTTCGATACGCAACACATCCGCGGCAAACGCCGAGGCTGCCGTCATCAGCATTGACAAGGCAGACAGCAAACAGCACGTTTTCTTCAAATAACTACTCATGTTTTTACTTCCCCCCTTTCTTGACTGCTCCGTGTACGAGCAGCTTCTTGTTTTGAAAATCAAACTTCGGATCCTGGCCCTTTGTGTGGCATTCTCGGCACGTACTTTCCCCCGGGCTTACAATAAGGCCTTTTTTGTTATCAGGATTTGCGGCGTGGGCTGCAGCAGCGCCGTGGCAGACCTCGCATTGGACCCCGGTAAACTGGGGTGTCAATTCTCCGTCCATAAAACCGCCCT
It includes:
- a CDS encoding UGSC family (seleno)protein, with translation MRQRTVVSFLTTLAIGMSSILPSMAAAKEDVQQWEVLNPTGIVDIKPVKPAPRLTTLEGKTIVLRWNDKHNGNNMLDRVAELLKEQVPSAKVIKLYEVDKSTIKISGSQKESARIAKVIKDLGADLVIASQADUGSCTSWLVVDQSEVEKEGIPTVTIASNQFVALAKGTVASTGLPEMAFVECPHPLGMIPLNEIRAKADLIFPDILRMATKWQPAQSAKVELKRPYPAEHIKFKGTYSALNKMLYDKKMSLGLPVIPPTPEAVAAMLKGTKHNPGEVVWVVPPRQAQLTVELVATLGAMSGCKPSHMPLLLAMVKALSQPDYDFRGNITTTAPTSPVIVINGPIVKKLGISHSTALLGQRQPVNIALGYFVDLLAYVVGGAAPPDVDKSTQGSRGDLVALVLGENEAENPWKESYAVEHGFKSTDNVVTAYGAYLGTNNTDHTSVKGKDLLNTLAAASAGTSAGISSCLTKYDQPFNWQNAVKFTFFFLGPEHAQTIARDFPTKRAAEEYLVKQTKLPMWGYAPTQCALPAGFGPWDENTMVQRFTTPEQIHVVVTGGPGKQSQVWPAFVTDMKPVHVVVED
- a CDS encoding DUF1573 domain-containing protein — protein: MSFATKGAPGPFEKIVTIDIDIPAQQQVEAVMTGTVKEAPGAKLTVTPRKMDVGSIKQGVSKRLKLAVTNTGTLPLTIRKIFLKGGSTVYFDGVKQGDIKIGEGKTHNIEIEYIASKPGTLKDVILIESNARNAPKGGIAVMVTGKSEE